CGTTGCCAGCACTGGGAACTTGTGCCTGCAGGCTGATGagttcattttaaattattttgaactgcaaaatatatatatatatatatatatacgtatgTATGTTGTAACAAAACGTGTCCTTGGCTTGTGGGTGGCATGGAGGGGCTGGAAGGTGGCCAGGGGGACATGATGTGTAGCCTGGGGAGTGCCCAGGTGCTACTGCACTACAGTCAGTAGCTTGCCCAGGGCACTGGACATGGATCCTGTTGCAGGGTGCCAGCAGGGATCCATCcatcaggcagcagcagtgcctttATTTAGTGTTAAAGGGAGGGGCACCACAGACAGGGAGAAAAGGGACCAAAGACAGTTTGTTGGCCTGTGGGTGATGCCAGCAGCTGGGCCACTCTCCAGCAGTATCCCGGGCTAATGGAGTGACAGTCCTgcagggagcactgggagcCATTCCCAGAGGAGGCACCACCACGCTGACAATACCAgggagtgggaggtgtcccttgcCCCGGGCAGGActcctgctcctggggaccTGCTCCTGGACAGAGACAAAGCCTGAGGAGctgccctggcactgcctcGGCAAGGAGACACTGCCTGATTCCTGCAGCAGAACCGAAAGACGTGAGGAGCTCTGCGAGGatcaggagcagctcctggaacAATCAGTGGAGGTTGGTGCTGTGGGCACGTGTGTGGTCAGGATGGGTGCTGGGTTccaccccagcctggctgggcaAGGCATGGTGCTGCTGGCTGTCAGCACCCGTGGGGTGTGGGGAACACGGGGGGGGTCACAAAGCCACTTGAAGGGAGCCACAGACCCAGCCAGGAGGAGCGTTCAATAGGGGCTGTGCACCCTGGAGGGAGAGCTGCCTGCTGGTGGGCTTCCTGCTCAGGGAGGATCATTTCTCAGGGGTGATGTGCAATTTCAGAACAAGGCTCTTAGCATCAGCACCCATTAActtcctcccccagccccacctgaGACCCAGATGGGAGGCAGAAGCCAGCCTGTCCCCACTTTTTTGGTGCTTGCAACTTAAATATGGGAACAGGCCTTAGGAAGAAACTAATTTTGCTTTCCTGAGGAGTCACCCTTGGTCCTGCACTCGGTGCCTGTCCACGTTCCTCCCCAGTGGGACTGTCAGGGTGAGCTTTTTCCACCACATTTTAGTATCGACCACCCGCTACCTCCTAATTCACTGTATGAGGGAGACAACAGGCAACCCAACACTGCTGAGACAGCTCCAGTGGCAAACAACTCAAAGGTAACAAAAGGACTGGGAAGAAACTGAGAAACGTGACCTAGCACTGAATTGCCTGACTTTAGCTTTTTTAATAGAGGTGTCCCAAAAAATAGTGGGTGGGGAAAATGAAGACATCCTATTTACAAGGTCATATGCACTTAAAATACATGATTGAGCCCCATCCCTCTGATAACTAACACGTGTCGTGCACCCGCAGAGAGAATGTGGCTCCAATGGTCatcaaaaaaatctttacaggttttttttttttctttaaaaaaaataagttattttagATCTGACCACTTGCCAAAGAGAAGCAGCTGTTAAAACAGAAGCAGTTACTCAGTTATAcaaggagcagagaaagcaTCCGTTAGTGAGCTTTAGAGGCTTGTATAACGAAGGAGGCAATTTTGAAAGCTTTAAGAATCTTGCTCTCTGGCCAGCGGCTGTCTGCCAGCTTTTAGCGTGCACCGAGACCCCGGGAGCAACGCTCTGGGGTTTCTAACCCGATGGCTCCACCCCGCACCTATCCGCCTGTCAGCTCCTGCCGAGGAGGGGGCTGGATGGGAACGCCCTGCCCGGGCTCACCCTCTGACTGGTGTCACCGTTTGGGGCAGCAGCGAGCCGGCCTGTGGGGCGGGGGGAGTCCGGCCGGGGCTCCCCTCCCTCACCGTGCCTGTGCGGGGTTTCCGGCCACCGCTCCTCCCAGGGAGGCCGCTGACATGGTTTGTAATGCTCGGTGAATTAATTAATTCCTCCCCcccgctcccctcccccccccccccgcgtCCTGTCCTCCCCAGAGCTGGCTGCTCTGTCTCCATCTCCAGCTCAGCCGGCTCCTACCTGCCTGGGGTGGTGGAGGCACAGGGCTGAAGTTCCCCCTCTTGCTGCCCTAGGTCCAGACCTGGAGCCCGTGGCCGTGGCCCCACAGCGGGGGAGAAGGCAGCCCCAgtcccctctccccagggcCAGGTGAgacaccagcagagctgagccgTGGTCCTCAGAGGAGAACGGTGAGAGCTGGGTGGGGGGTTTCTTGCCGGGGCTCTCTGTGGGCGGATGGAAACAGTGTTTCATTTCCCCTATTACAGGGGGGGGGGCAAAGGGGCTGAGAGGGGGCACCCGAGGAAGTTCTGTCCATCACAGGATGAAAAACAGGATGAGCACCACCAGCAAGATGAGGAAGAGGATAATAATTGCACACCACTGCCGCcgatctgaaaggaaaaggaagcatcAGTCTTCCTGCTTtaacagggaaggaaaatcaagggacagctttttttccctgtactgCAAATAACCCATTTTAAGCTTGAAGAAGCCTTCGGCTTCTTCCTTTGGCAGCATGCCCCACTGCAGCTCATGGCCTGACTGAGCTTCTCCTCCAGGATACACCCAGGTTTGGGGTCAGCTGTGGGAATTTTGAGGCTTCCTCCCAATCAAGTTCAAACAGACTGAACGAGCCGGTTCaaaagcagccaggagggaagagcagagagcTACTGTGTTGCTGCTCACTTGTGGAGTAATCTGTTTGCTAGAGGAAAACACAGGGGTCCAGCGAAAGCTGCCAGGAAGAGCTTGTAGCAGCTCCCCTTGGTGCCAGGAATCCAAGTTTCCCCTGGACATCTTTATACTTTGCTGGCCTTGTGCATGCTCTGCATAAGCTGAAGGCTGCATCACCTCTGGGAGCTGCTCTCTGTCCCTGGCCACATCTGTGATGGCAGAAATCCTCtttggtgctgcagcagggacttCCCAGCTTCTGggcccagcagctcccctgggaAAGAGCCCTCCTGGCTCCCCCTGCATGAGTGATGCCAGCAGTGGCAGAAATGCTCTTTCCCTACTCTCAGAAGTGTGCCACAAGTGTTCTTcccagaggaaaggggagatacaggcagcttcccagcagtCGTGCTGCCACAGGACCAGTGGTGCCCTGCAGTGCACTGCCAGCACACAGAATGGTCTCTCTAAGGGCCCTAATCCCACACCCTCATAAATCCCTCCACCAGCCTCATCCTACAGAGCAGGAATACTTCTCCTCCTGTGACTGCTGCCTCCACAAGGTACCCCACCACCCACGGGAGGGATAGCAGGGGAGGTAAGGGCTGGGAGAGCCGAGCTGGGGACTTCCCGGCAGCCAGGCCCGGCTTCCTGTCTGCTCCGCCTCTGCCTGCCAGCCCCCGGCTCAGGCACTGCCTTATTAGGACTTTCCTTGTGGGTTCAGCCTCCCACCCCCGCACAGAAATTGCCTTTTTCCTCTGCCAGCTGAGAGCCACATGTAACAGACATGAGGTCTGAGGGCTGGTAGGACTGGGGAGGGGGCCTGCTGCACGCAAGCTTTGCCGGGGCAGGGGAAGCCAGGCACAGTGTCAGTGTTTTATGGCACCTGGAAAGCTTTTGTTATGCAGGCACAGCCCGGAAAAGTGCAGCAGAGTGGGAGGCTGCTGAGCTTCCCCTCCCACCATCTAGAGGGGGattttcccagcacagcagtaGCAGCATAAATAGAAAGGCAtctgtaaacaaaacaaaggcagaggacaggctgcagagcagagtctgggcaggagcagccgcAGGGCTTGGGaagttttctccctttttcaaGCACCAAGAGctgctccctctcctctgctggggTCTGGGATGGCTGCTGGTGGATAGGAGCACACAATATCCCAGCCTGGAGATCTGAGGGCTTGTGTCTCTGTCTCTCCCTTTCCAGGACTGGATCCCACTTCCCAGGACTTACCACTTGTCATGTGAGAGACTTTGGCCAACTTTTTCATGACGTTATCGAGCCGTGACTGAGTGCTGTCCAGCTCATGGGAGAAGTCATCCAGCATCCTGGGGACAGAAAGCATGGCAAGTGTCAGCAAGTGGCATGCCCCGTGGGATTTCTCATTGGTCTCACACATGCTGATCCAAACACTGATGTGATCAGGGTGTTTGTTACACCTGGCAGTGAAATGTGACATGGCCTGGTCTCCTGAAAGCACccaaggtggaaaaaaaaaaccctgctgaagcagcagctctgctctgggaggCATTTGGGACTACAGTCAGACTGGTGTCCCCCACAAGTGCTCGTGGCTAAGCTCTATGCTTCACCCCTGCAAGGTGAAGAGTGGGGGAAATCTCATTTATGATCTGTGATTAGCAGAGACTGGTTAGGCAGATTTCAAGTCCAAGCTGGCACCTAGATCTCTTTCCTTGTTCAGGGCTTGTAGTTGAAGTTAAATCTTTCTCCAGTTGTCTATCAAGGAGCAATGAGATATGCAGTTGCTTTTAAGGTGCTTTTTAAGCTGTAGATGGACATTCCCCCTCAACTCCCTCCACACAGTGACTGTAATGGATCTGAAAGCCTTCCTGAAGGCTTTGTCAATGCCAAGAACCCATCTGAAGAGAAATGGGCACATCCAGAATCGAGGTACCAATCCAATCACCTCCAGCCATTTTAGAGACATTCAGGACAGCTTCCTTCATTTGGAGTTCTAGGGCACTTAAACCTTCACTcaacagggaaaaaggaagagttgTAAAAAACCTAATTGCAGTAGCTATCTACTACTGTCTACCCAGCCCTGATGGCTTGTGTGATGGAATGGCTTACATCTGGTATGGACACACCACACTGGTCTGATTCCTGAGAGCAGAGGATGCTCATGCTGCACCACTTCAGAGGAGATGGGTTTAAATTCCTCCTCTCCATCAAAGAAGACATCACTTCAGACTCTCATCAGACAGACAAAGAGGGGTTTTGGGCATCACTCCTTCAAGCCTCTCTGGAATTGGTAGCTCTTAGCCTCAGTAACTGGAAACCTTATGCTCTTGTTTGCAAAGGACAAGAACTGGGAAAGAAATCTAATTTATATGTAAATGTGGATGCAAATGACTTTGTGAGTTACCCTTTAACCCTTTCTGTAGGAGAGGGTTATTTTTAGCTTTAAGTATGAACAGCAGTCTCTGTGCTATGTGTTCCAGAACAACAGGAGAGCTCCCAGGCCATGCAGTTACCCAGGGACAGCACCCAGCCTTCCCAGCACAAAGCAGCTCTCCCTCATCTGCTGGGTACTGCCACCTGCCTGAAGCCAAGGAGCACAACCTGGGCAggtgtttagaaaaaaaaacaaaaaaaacaaaggagagggaaggaaagggcaACCAGGAGCTAAGCCTGCTATAGGTGCAGGCTTTAAAACAGATGAGACTGGGGTTGTATCCTTGCAGGCTGCAGTAACAAATGCTTTCCCTTGCCTGGACAGGAGAGGCTGCCTGAGGGATGAGCAAATCCAaggcctccccaggggcagggaggtgccccagctgtgctgcagccagccCTGTATCCCACTGGGTTTTTGTCACCATGTCTCACTTACActgcctgctcctccagctccccaccaATGCGCTGGGACATGTTCTTCAGCACCCCGATGCTGCCAGAgaccagctccagctgctcatCCTGCTGCTCCACAATCAGCTGGGGacaaagagaagggaaacagGCAATTACAGGTCTGCTGCCTCCTGGAGCTGGGTCACTGCCAGCCAATCAATCAGATGGACACTGGCCAACATCAGCTGCAGGGCCTGAACACAGACCCAAGCCCCCCAGGAATGAGGACCACGTTCCTAAGAAGTGCTGGAGAAGTGACAGGGGCAGTAAAACCTCCCAGGCACAacatccctgcagcacagctggctccagtctcctgccttccctgcaaATCCAGCCTCAGCTCAGCCAtgccccctctcccctctgctgcaCCCTAGGAGGCTAAGACAACTCTTTacaggggaaggggctgctcaGAAAAACCTCTGGAAgcccccctgcctgcagcaggtaCCAGGGAGCCACACTGATGCTGTGCCTGGGAAAGGCAACCTGAAACACAGCACCTCACCAGGGGTACATGTAAGTAAAAGGCTGTTGCAGCTTCTACAGCTAAAAATACCCAGTCTGGCTCCCAGTGTGCCAAAGGAAAAGGTCTGCTGATGTTTTAAGTCATTTTGAGGGCACAGTCATGCTGAGGATTAGATTTACCCTAGTTACCTACTTCTCAATCTGTTTATCTTCCTTGAGTCACTAGGTAGACCTCGTTGGGAAGCTGGGACTCGTGTCTCAGCTGGGAGCTTTAGCAGGGGTTGCCACTTCTCTGCAGCCCTGTGTCTGGGGGGGCTGCTGCATGCAGGGCTGCACCCTGCCcaggcccttctctggacaaaCTCCCCTGGCACTGGGAAGCACCCCCTCAGGGCTTCTCACAAAACCTCAGGCGTTCTCACAAACCTGGGGCTGACAAAGGCAGGAAGAGGAAGCAGGCACAgtgctcctctgctcccagtCTGTTCTGATGAAGATGCACACAAACAGCAAGCATCAGCTCACTTTTTTAACCAGGGGAAGTTGTGTAAGAGAAATGGGTTCTGTTTGCAATGTTTCTGCTCTTCCAAGGATTTCAGCAACCCTTTCAGTTAAAGCATAGTGTGCTACATCCTGCAGATTATCTTGTTTGCCTTATGGACAGAGCAGAAGACCCAAGCCTCAAGCATTAAAATCTCTTCTCCAAGATGCACCCAAAGCTGTGCTGTACAATCTATGCATGGGTGTatgctgcaggcagagaagaGCACTGTGATGTCAGCCTCCTGGATCTACACCAGCCAAGGACTGAGGGTTTTTTGGCTCTTGCAGCCGGTACCTCACCCGTTTGGCAAGAAGAGGTGTTCAGCCTGCATGGTGCCAGCTGCCTCACCTGTTGTTGAGCTTGCTGCTCCTCGATGAAGTGTGAATTTGCTAATTGCAGCTCCCGGTCCAGGCGGCTGTATTTGTCAGGTCCAGAGCTCCAACTCTGACTCCCACTTTCTCCCAGGAGCACCTGAACAGATGTAGAGAGGTCTTAGCAACACCACGGTGCCTGCTCACAGCCTCTCCACAGGCTGCACACCAGCCTGGGaagcctctgcagcagcagcagagctggggcacaGCCCACTGAAGGGGTCCCCGGGAGGTCTGCACAGCACAAAGGACTGAAAGAtgtgctcagtgctgtgtgCCAGGGTGTGTAAGCTGGGGAGTATCTGGGCTTTTGTTAACATGTGCACAGCTTGAACTGAACACTGTGCTACTAAGGACAGGGGCCTGGGAGGGCCTGGATACAGAACTTAACCAGTTGAGCTGATAGAACAGTGCAATGTGCAACCACAGCTCATGTTCTTTAATTCAGGCTCCCTGTTTCTCCAGCATACCATTCAGCTGCCAGCAGACAAGACTGCACTTGCTACCTGCTCTACAACCTGAAGGGAGAAGCTTGTGCAATGTGAGCAGAGAGGTGGCTTTCCAGCTGAGGAAGTCTGGTCCCTGAAAGGGGAATAACAGGATCAACAGATGCTGGAGAATGAAGGTGGCCTGcaggtgaggagctgcagcctgcagcactCTGAGTTGGATCTTTGCCCACCTGTGTGGAAGGCAAGCCCTCACTGGACTTGTCTCACAGCTTCTGGATGTGGGCAGGAGGGGATAACTGAGTTTTTGTGAAGAGTGGCCAGGCAATGACCGGGCTGCTCAGGCAGGCTAAAAAATACCCCAGAGTTTTTCTCCACAGTTCATCTGTTCAAAGGGGAGCGAGGACAGAGCAGGGACTGACTGTATGGGAAGCCAACAGAACACGTGGCTTCATCTGTCACTGAGACACTGAGCAAGCTCCTGCTCATATCCAGTTCAAGCAGCATTACTTGACGTGGTGCAGCAGTTCTGGTGCAGCTTCAGCAGAAAGGCCTCTGTTTGCCAGCCTCAGCCTGAGGGTCAGGCTACCCCCTGCCAGCCTCTTGGACACTGAGTCAGGCtggaagagcagctgcagcccagggttTGTGCCTGGAGGGAAGgtgaggggctggaggagggagcaggcagcagaggggaagtCAGTTTTCCTGAGCAGATGTCTCTGGTGAGCTGGGCCATATGgcctcctgcagccagcaggaacTGCGCGCAGAGGAAACGCCCCGAGGTGGCTGTGAGGCAGGGTGTGAGGAGCCTTGGTTCTGCAGGGGGAgcaccacaccacaccacaccagTTAACCCCATAACCAACTCAGTAACAGCTCTGTGCTTCTCAGTACCTTGTTGCAGTTTGTCATTTTTGCCAGAAGGTGCAGCCAGGTAAGTTCACTGAATGAAGTGCAGAGCAAGCTCCACTGAGGCAGCTCTGAGATCTCCTTACAGCCTCCCCACAGAGAGAAGCACAACCTGCATCTATTTCTGTTCCTTAGGTTacagctgcaggcagcctgaGACTCCTCCAGCTTCTTCCATCTTCCATGGCTAACTACCAGGAGAGGCAGCTGTGCCACAGGATATTGCCACATCTTGCTCCCAAATACCTCAGAGTGCAGGATTACATTCACTGACAGGGATTCTGAGCCTTTCCCCACCCCCAGGAGAAGGGAGATTCCCCTTTCCACGGGATGATGCAACACTGCCAGTTGTACACAAGCAGAGCTGAAGACAGAGACAGATGGTGAGTGCTGACTTAGTGCTTTGAGAGACAGGCTGGGAAGAGGGTGGCAGCAATGTCCTGAGAGAAACAGCTTTCTCTGGTCAGCACAACAGACACGGTTCAAACACAGCTTGGATGCAGCAGGCAAGCCCTTCCCAGAGCAAAGGATTTTAAGGGGATGAACTTCAGACAGGACAGATATTGCAATTACAGCTTTTACACAGTTCTGATCAACATTCTCCACTCTGTCATACCACGTGGGGCCTCCAAGTGGAAATGGAAGCTTCAGCTAAGACACACCTTAAGACAACAGCTGCCTGACTCCTCAAGGTACCACACACCCAACTTGCCCACCTCTGGCTCTCACCtgtctgtttttcctttcagccaGTGCTTGCATGGAGGAGTTTGACATCTGGTCCTTCATATCCTGTTTGTTCAATGAAAGAAGAAGTATGTCAGCATGGCATTTGAGGTGACAGTCAGCTTCAGGGTGATCTCTATATCCAGCCAGGCTTCTTTAGGTTGAGTGAGGGGAGGCAGATTTCCTTTAGAAATGTACAATTTTGAAGAGTCTGGAAGGATATCGTAGAAAGCATAACCCAGTTTCATTGTTTTAATAATGCCAGAACCAGTGGCAATggggtatttttaaaaatattctttgtttaCTACTAATTTTGCCTATTACAGCCACAAAAAATTCGGTTTATGtagtgttaaaatatttttctcaccAACAGAACATAAGGGAGGTCTGTTTTGTTCAAGGCCTTGAAAGCCTGTAACTCCCTGAACTTTATTGCCAGTTCCATCTGTTTTCATATTGCATAGGAGAGAGGTTTCCTGCTCTGTGGCCATCCTCTCCAACTGTGCCTCTGGTTTCTCTTTTATCAGTTGCTGATAAGTTTGCTGATGAGCTCCTGCAGAAGATCACTGGCCACAGAAAGCTCCCCATCCCAACCTAAAGCAGTCTGTTTTTTACAGAGATTATCAAGTTGTCCTTAGCAATATGACCTGGCAGAGGTTGATCCACCCACACAGTTCTGATGCCACTGGAACATTTAGATCCCTTtcccctgctcagagctgtgccACACAGCACTGAAGAGCTCCAGAGCCCAACAGCTATGCACAGGCTGAGGTGCATCAGGTGCTGCAGTGCCACTAACAAGTTTCATTTAACATTTAACAGTGAGATGCTGCTTCAAAACCCATTAGCCAGCAGTTTCCAGCCAAGAAAAGAGGACCCTGGAGTGGGCTACACCAAGGGCAAGGCAATGAGCACCTGCCTGCTACTCTGGACCAGGGCAGCAAACCTTAGGAACTGCATCCAGACTGCAGGTAGGGTAACAGCTGCTTGCTGGCAGCtacagaaatgcattttgtgAAGCAGGAACATCAGAGTCACAAAAGACTGCAGAAACTAAGCTACGTTCAGTGTAGCTACTAACAGGGAGAAAACTTCCTAACTCAGCTAGTCACCAGACAGTGTAGCTTCTGGGAAGATGCTTCATCTCTGTTTTTTACCACCAAGCTGTTAAAATTCTCCTTTTGCTTCCCTTTGCTTCTGAAGTGtgagcttaaaataaaaagaaaaaaaaaaaatcttcctgaagttaaaaataaatctagtgGTTGTTTGGACTGTTTTGTAGCAGTAGGAAGTTGAAGTCACCATGTCAGTAACACCAGGCTTTAACCATCTGTTGGTGTTTGAAGTGGAGTCTGTTTTTGAAAACCAACTCTACAAAAGATTACAGAAAGAGCAGGATTTTCTCCCAGCTCTGAAGGGAGGCTCCAGCCTCCCCTGCATGACAGCAGGGTCTTTGCTCTGCCTCCCCAGTTACTACAGGTTCCCAGGCTTGCTGTTGTGAGAGAGGTGTGAAGGCTTAAAGGATTGCCTGCCACGGGGCACCTGCACCCCCAAACCTGTCTGGGCAGCCCAGGAGAGAGCACAGGGGGCAGAGGAAGAAGCCTAAGAGCAAGCAAGCAGCAGGTttattctctgctctctgcttcagcaTGGGAACAGTCAcgagctttccttttttttaatcctttaatcactccccctgcccccctccctgctcctgccagacCCAGGCTCCTTACCCTGACCACCTGCCTCGTGCTGGTGATGAAGGCTTTCCTGACCCCCAGCTCTGTGGCATCCAGGTTGAATTTCCGTGGGTTTGCCTCGACGATGCGTGGGCAGCGAGTCAAGGAGTGtccccccagcagtgctgggtacACACGTGGATGCACCAACCCTGAGGCTCTAACAGTGGCCACTGTACTGTGCCTAGCCCCAAAATTTTACCAGCAAAGTAtgaaaagctggaggaaaagcCCAGGCACGGCAGGAAGGTACTGTGCATGTGAGGTTTCtatcttgcttctttttttttttggttctccAGTGCTGTGCAGGGCTTTCAGGAGTGTTCAGGTGAAGACAAGGCAAACAGGAGTATTTCTGGAAGCCAGCCCACAGTATGACTGACTACACAGAAATGCAAATCCATACAGCACAATAGGCTTTCTAGAACAGAGCATCTTAGAATACACCTtgtcaaaaggaaaacagaaaggcaCATTTGCTGTAATTTCTCATTTGCAGTTTGAGTAAAGCCAATGCACGTGCAAAATCTCATCCCAAATGAGATTTTACTTCTGCAAAAAGTAACTATGGGCAAGCACTGGTACATGGAAGTTTAGTGCAGCTAGGGAACAGCACGCCCCTGCCTCCACAGGGCCACGAAAAGGATATTGATTGTTTCATCCAAGTCTTCCAGGTCCCACTCAATGCTCCGCAGGTTGTTTCTGAGCTCATTGGTGGTCCAGTCAATTTCTTCTCTCGTGGCAACGGAGGGATCTTGCAAGAGCTCTGTCCACCTCTGGAAGAGCCCCTGGGCAGTGTTCACAGCCTTCTgcacctccctgcagccaggtgagtgaagagaagggaagggatcaGACACCGGGACAGCCCTgagcccagctgagcagggaAGCACAGCTTTCTCCCAAGCAGCTTTCCTTGAAACAagttttgggttattttttgtaaaataaggatttgccctgcctgcagcaacAGCTTACAGGTCAGCTATTGAATGAGGGGCTGTGTCTTTAGGGGGTTTCTGTCGAGTCTCACACAGACAAGCCAGGGCAGAGgctctctggctgctgctgttctgcacGCTCCCAGCAGCTTCACCCTCAAGGCTTTTGACTACCAAGGTGTGATGGCCCAAGGGCACACAGAATC
The genomic region above belongs to Heliangelus exortis chromosome 8, bHelExo1.hap1, whole genome shotgun sequence and contains:
- the STX6 gene encoding syntaxin-6, with translation MSMEDPFFVVKGEVQKAVNTAQGLFQRWTELLQDPSVATREEIDWTTNELRNNLRSIEWDLEDLDETINILFANPRKFNLDATELGVRKAFITSTRQVVRDMKDQMSNSSMQALAERKNRQVLLGESGSQSWSSGPDKYSRLDRELQLANSHFIEEQQAQQQLIVEQQDEQLELVSGSIGVLKNMSQRIGGELEEQAVMLDDFSHELDSTQSRLDNVMKKLAKVSHMTSDRRQWCAIIILFLILLVVLILFFIL